In a single window of the Equus quagga isolate Etosha38 chromosome 7, UCLA_HA_Equagga_1.0, whole genome shotgun sequence genome:
- the BRAT1 gene encoding BRCA1-associated ATM activator 1 isoform X1, which translates to MDPECSQLLPALCAVLADPKQPVADDTCLEKLLDWFKTITEAGSSLLLLQENPCLVELLCHVLKPQGLSARVLSFSLRLAGVFAAQESCFQYLQQAELLPGLFGEAGPLGQAAWSAPTVRSGWIQGLRSLAQHPSALPFLADCGALDTIFSLQGDSSLFVASAAGQLLVHILGLSLQGPAEGPPSPQTCDWPVCAQKIVGHIEGSLRSMATPQVTQALNVLTTTFGHCHGPWTQVLWEQLSPLVACLLQEDPLPAAHSLVDLLLSVARSPVLSSSDCGLWETLAQTLRRLSPAQAGPLALGILKLQDCPQALRAQAFGVLLQPLACVLTAADQAPGPPGLPEGTTGDSVTVDTLLSSKSACAGLLCQTLAHLELLQPLPQRPSPWPQAPLLGAAVTILRFCNGSAAPASDVGGRLCAILVGCVRVQRAALDFLGALAQETGPQELVTQVSAVLLEYLRSPDSSPTVLKKAFQATLRWLLSSPRAPGCCDLDPDTQLFLRELLPVLRKRLCSPCWEVRDSGLEFLTQVTRHWGGQAGFRHTLLASEVPELAKQLLRDPESYVRASAVTAVGQLSSQGLHATAASPEQLGGQKESLLAELLHVLSTDSEGFPRRAAMQVFTEWLRDHHADVAEDTEQFVARVLQAASQDLDWEVRAQGLELALVFLAQTLGQPSARCPYAVAAPQATPPGPLAQVLRALSRVRLFEFAFRALFDCDRPVAQKSCDLLLFLRAQATPSGGLQEAEGSPDVVPVEAALQRWQAGEQGEPLGDLEPEAVLAVLRSLDLEGLRGALAESSDHVEKSPQSLLQDMLATVGVRGENQADCY; encoded by the exons ATGGACCCAGAGTGCTCCCAGCTCCTCCCGGCTCTCTGTGCTGTTCTGGCAGACCCCAAGCAGCCGGTGGCAGATGACACCTGTTTGGAGAAGCTGCTGGACTGGTTTAAAACGATCACTGAAGCAG GGTCCAGCCTGCTGTTGCTGCAGGAGAATCCCTGCCTGGTGGAGCTGCTGTGCCACGTGCTGAAGCCCCAGGGCCTGAGCGCCAGagtcctctccttctccctccgcCTCGCAGGGGTGTTTGCGGCCCAGGAGAGCTGCTTCCAGTATCTTCAG CAGGCGGAGTTGCTGCCCGGGCTCTTTGGGGAGGCCGGACCCCTCGGCCAGGCAGCCTGGAGTGCCCCCACCGTGCGCAGCGGCTGGATCCAGGGCCTGCGCTCACTGGCGCAGCACCCCAGCGCCCTGCCCTTCCTGGCCGACTGCG GTGCCCTTGACACCATCTTCTCCCTGCAGGGAGATTCCAGCCTGTTTGTGGCCTCGGCCGCCGGGCAGCTCCTGGTGCACATCCTGGGCCTGTCCCTGCAAGGCCCAGCTGAGGGACCACCCAGCCCGCAGACATGTGACTGGCCAGTGTGTGCCCAGAAGATCGTGGGTCACATTGAAGGATCGCTGCGCTCTATGGCCACCCCACAGGTCACACAGGCCCTCAACGTCCTGACCACCACCTTCGGGCACTGCCACGGCCCTTGGACGCAGGTCCTTTGGGAGCAGCTGAGTCCCCTCGTGGCCTGTCTGCTTCAGGAAGACCCCCTCCCAGCCGCACACTCGCTCGTGGACCTCCTCCTCAGCGTGGCCCG CTCTCCCGTGTTGAGCTCCTCTGACTGTGGCCTGTGGGAGACGTTGGCACAGACCCTGCGCCGTCTGAGTCCCGCACAAGCAGGGCCTCTGGCTTTGGGGATCCTGAAGCTGCAGGACTG TCCACAGGCACTGAGGGCCCAGGCCTTTGGTGtccttctccagcccctggcctgtGTCCTGACAGCTGCCGATCAGGCCCCCGGACCCCCAG GCTTGCCGGAGGGGACCACGGGTGACTCGGTGACAGTGGACACACTCCTCTCCTCCAAGTCAGCCTGTGCCGGTCTTCTGTGCCAGACCCTGGCCCACCTTGAGTTGCTGCAGCCGCTG ccccagcgtCCCTCGCCCTGGCCTCAGGCGCCACTGCTGGGGGCTGCGGTGACAATTCTGCGGTTCTGCAATGGCTCGGCAGCCCCTGCCTCTGACGTGGGGGGCCGCCTCTGTGCGATCCTGGTGGGCTGTGTCCGGGTCCAGCGAGCAGCCCTCGATTTCCTGGGGGCGCTGGCTCAGGAGACAG GCCCCCAGGAGTTGGTGACGCAGGTGTCTGCTGTCCTCCTGGAATACCTCAGGAGCCCCGACTCCAGCCCCACG GTCCTGAAGAAAGCCTTCCAGGCCACGCTCAGATGGCTCCTGAGCTCCCCCAGGGCCCCCGGCTGCTGCGATCTGGACCCCGACACCCAGCTGTTCCTCAGAG AGCTGCTCCCTGTGCTGCGGAAGCGTCTGTGCAGCCCCTGCTGGGAGGTGAGGGACTCGGGCCTGGAGTTCCTGACTCAGGTGACCAGACACTGGGGAG GGCAGGCCGGCTTCAGACACACGCTCCTCGCGTCAGAGGTGCCCGAGCTCGCCAAGCAGCTCCTGCGAGACCCTGAGAGTTACGTCCGTGCAAGCGCGGTGACCGCTGTGGGCCAGCTGTCCAGCCAGGGCCTGCACGCCACCGCCGCCAGCCCAGAACAGCTGGGGGGCCAGAAG GAGAGCCTGCTCGCGGAGCTGCTGCACGTCCTCTCCACGGACTCGGAGGGCTTCCCCCGGAGGGCCGCCATGCAGGTCTTCACCGAGTGGCTGAGGGACCACCATGCCGACGTGGCCGAGGACACGGAGCAGTTTGTGGCCAGGGTGCTCCAGGCGGCAAGCCAGGACCTGGACTGGGAGGTCCGGGCGCAGGGCCTCGAGCTGGCGCTGGTGTTCCTGGCACAGacgctgggccagcccagtgcccgCTGCCCCTATGCTGTGGCCGCGCCCCAGGCGACCCCACCCGGCCCCCTGGCCCAGGTGCTGCGGGCGCTCAGCCGAGTGCGGCTCTTTGAGTTTGCCTTCCGTGCCTTATTTGACTGTGACCGGCCCGTGGCCCAGAAGTCCTGTgaccttctcctcttcctgaggGCCCAGGCCACTCCCTCCGGTGGCCTTCAGGAGGCCGAGGGCAGCCCTGACGTGGTCCCTGTGGAGGCCGCCCTGCAGAGGTGGCAGGCGGGTGAGCAGGGCGAGCCTCTGGGGGACCTGGAGCCTGAGGCTGTGCTGGCCGTGCTGAGGTCCTTGGACCTAGAGGGCCTGCGGGGTGCGCTGGCCGAGAGCAGCGACCACGTGGAAAAGAGCCCTCAGTCACTCCTGCAGGACATGCTGGCCACTGTGGGCGTCCGGGGGGAGAACCAGGCCGACTGCTACTGA
- the BRAT1 gene encoding BRCA1-associated ATM activator 1 isoform X2, whose protein sequence is MDPECSQLLPALCAVLADPKQPVADDTCLEKLLDWFKTITEAGSSLLLLQENPCLVELLCHVLKPQGLSARVLSFSLRLAGVFAAQESCFQYLQAELLPGLFGEAGPLGQAAWSAPTVRSGWIQGLRSLAQHPSALPFLADCGALDTIFSLQGDSSLFVASAAGQLLVHILGLSLQGPAEGPPSPQTCDWPVCAQKIVGHIEGSLRSMATPQVTQALNVLTTTFGHCHGPWTQVLWEQLSPLVACLLQEDPLPAAHSLVDLLLSVARSPVLSSSDCGLWETLAQTLRRLSPAQAGPLALGILKLQDCPQALRAQAFGVLLQPLACVLTAADQAPGPPGLPEGTTGDSVTVDTLLSSKSACAGLLCQTLAHLELLQPLPQRPSPWPQAPLLGAAVTILRFCNGSAAPASDVGGRLCAILVGCVRVQRAALDFLGALAQETGPQELVTQVSAVLLEYLRSPDSSPTVLKKAFQATLRWLLSSPRAPGCCDLDPDTQLFLRELLPVLRKRLCSPCWEVRDSGLEFLTQVTRHWGGQAGFRHTLLASEVPELAKQLLRDPESYVRASAVTAVGQLSSQGLHATAASPEQLGGQKESLLAELLHVLSTDSEGFPRRAAMQVFTEWLRDHHADVAEDTEQFVARVLQAASQDLDWEVRAQGLELALVFLAQTLGQPSARCPYAVAAPQATPPGPLAQVLRALSRVRLFEFAFRALFDCDRPVAQKSCDLLLFLRAQATPSGGLQEAEGSPDVVPVEAALQRWQAGEQGEPLGDLEPEAVLAVLRSLDLEGLRGALAESSDHVEKSPQSLLQDMLATVGVRGENQADCY, encoded by the exons ATGGACCCAGAGTGCTCCCAGCTCCTCCCGGCTCTCTGTGCTGTTCTGGCAGACCCCAAGCAGCCGGTGGCAGATGACACCTGTTTGGAGAAGCTGCTGGACTGGTTTAAAACGATCACTGAAGCAG GGTCCAGCCTGCTGTTGCTGCAGGAGAATCCCTGCCTGGTGGAGCTGCTGTGCCACGTGCTGAAGCCCCAGGGCCTGAGCGCCAGagtcctctccttctccctccgcCTCGCAGGGGTGTTTGCGGCCCAGGAGAGCTGCTTCCAGTATCTTCAG GCGGAGTTGCTGCCCGGGCTCTTTGGGGAGGCCGGACCCCTCGGCCAGGCAGCCTGGAGTGCCCCCACCGTGCGCAGCGGCTGGATCCAGGGCCTGCGCTCACTGGCGCAGCACCCCAGCGCCCTGCCCTTCCTGGCCGACTGCG GTGCCCTTGACACCATCTTCTCCCTGCAGGGAGATTCCAGCCTGTTTGTGGCCTCGGCCGCCGGGCAGCTCCTGGTGCACATCCTGGGCCTGTCCCTGCAAGGCCCAGCTGAGGGACCACCCAGCCCGCAGACATGTGACTGGCCAGTGTGTGCCCAGAAGATCGTGGGTCACATTGAAGGATCGCTGCGCTCTATGGCCACCCCACAGGTCACACAGGCCCTCAACGTCCTGACCACCACCTTCGGGCACTGCCACGGCCCTTGGACGCAGGTCCTTTGGGAGCAGCTGAGTCCCCTCGTGGCCTGTCTGCTTCAGGAAGACCCCCTCCCAGCCGCACACTCGCTCGTGGACCTCCTCCTCAGCGTGGCCCG CTCTCCCGTGTTGAGCTCCTCTGACTGTGGCCTGTGGGAGACGTTGGCACAGACCCTGCGCCGTCTGAGTCCCGCACAAGCAGGGCCTCTGGCTTTGGGGATCCTGAAGCTGCAGGACTG TCCACAGGCACTGAGGGCCCAGGCCTTTGGTGtccttctccagcccctggcctgtGTCCTGACAGCTGCCGATCAGGCCCCCGGACCCCCAG GCTTGCCGGAGGGGACCACGGGTGACTCGGTGACAGTGGACACACTCCTCTCCTCCAAGTCAGCCTGTGCCGGTCTTCTGTGCCAGACCCTGGCCCACCTTGAGTTGCTGCAGCCGCTG ccccagcgtCCCTCGCCCTGGCCTCAGGCGCCACTGCTGGGGGCTGCGGTGACAATTCTGCGGTTCTGCAATGGCTCGGCAGCCCCTGCCTCTGACGTGGGGGGCCGCCTCTGTGCGATCCTGGTGGGCTGTGTCCGGGTCCAGCGAGCAGCCCTCGATTTCCTGGGGGCGCTGGCTCAGGAGACAG GCCCCCAGGAGTTGGTGACGCAGGTGTCTGCTGTCCTCCTGGAATACCTCAGGAGCCCCGACTCCAGCCCCACG GTCCTGAAGAAAGCCTTCCAGGCCACGCTCAGATGGCTCCTGAGCTCCCCCAGGGCCCCCGGCTGCTGCGATCTGGACCCCGACACCCAGCTGTTCCTCAGAG AGCTGCTCCCTGTGCTGCGGAAGCGTCTGTGCAGCCCCTGCTGGGAGGTGAGGGACTCGGGCCTGGAGTTCCTGACTCAGGTGACCAGACACTGGGGAG GGCAGGCCGGCTTCAGACACACGCTCCTCGCGTCAGAGGTGCCCGAGCTCGCCAAGCAGCTCCTGCGAGACCCTGAGAGTTACGTCCGTGCAAGCGCGGTGACCGCTGTGGGCCAGCTGTCCAGCCAGGGCCTGCACGCCACCGCCGCCAGCCCAGAACAGCTGGGGGGCCAGAAG GAGAGCCTGCTCGCGGAGCTGCTGCACGTCCTCTCCACGGACTCGGAGGGCTTCCCCCGGAGGGCCGCCATGCAGGTCTTCACCGAGTGGCTGAGGGACCACCATGCCGACGTGGCCGAGGACACGGAGCAGTTTGTGGCCAGGGTGCTCCAGGCGGCAAGCCAGGACCTGGACTGGGAGGTCCGGGCGCAGGGCCTCGAGCTGGCGCTGGTGTTCCTGGCACAGacgctgggccagcccagtgcccgCTGCCCCTATGCTGTGGCCGCGCCCCAGGCGACCCCACCCGGCCCCCTGGCCCAGGTGCTGCGGGCGCTCAGCCGAGTGCGGCTCTTTGAGTTTGCCTTCCGTGCCTTATTTGACTGTGACCGGCCCGTGGCCCAGAAGTCCTGTgaccttctcctcttcctgaggGCCCAGGCCACTCCCTCCGGTGGCCTTCAGGAGGCCGAGGGCAGCCCTGACGTGGTCCCTGTGGAGGCCGCCCTGCAGAGGTGGCAGGCGGGTGAGCAGGGCGAGCCTCTGGGGGACCTGGAGCCTGAGGCTGTGCTGGCCGTGCTGAGGTCCTTGGACCTAGAGGGCCTGCGGGGTGCGCTGGCCGAGAGCAGCGACCACGTGGAAAAGAGCCCTCAGTCACTCCTGCAGGACATGCTGGCCACTGTGGGCGTCCGGGGGGAGAACCAGGCCGACTGCTACTGA